Proteins from a genomic interval of Solea solea chromosome 10, fSolSol10.1, whole genome shotgun sequence:
- the ccdc40 gene encoding coiled-coil domain-containing protein 40, whose protein sequence is MERRSHQDEDESALKDAAEDQAATVPPQEQSGPESEDLTRHLHPALSAAHENLSLAKDCDNNASQTLATLRLSNVNTSEDVEDEQPPLLLLEEEEEEEEEEEELVVLDPEHPLVRKQQAALSEQLRKQLERINLDLKEKLLQEKEDDRRREEVGVEMFRVQEQLVRLHAELEEHHQSREQAEAKHQRAQEQLQTVKTRYSTSTCQQSKAKASVSQLQTETDSLMLHLVYTQRVSEDLRAHVKATKNVRGKAAAEKNQAEDQKLKQDLYLERLTKDLERLSQQTDTCEAQARIQAEETRAAKEAHAEAEMEMESLVMVRKQLLQQWKSSLVDMRRRNEAVNAMNEALRMTEHQVILLDREVDSYRKSTTEEQEQNETLTLQLNWSQMDGATSRKLLNQNQAQLEALQTQYSTCIRILRETERNLTRLTKETSGLQAEVIDQRRQQEKESATRLDFEDKILSHMQQQLTHNKAAKHSQQLITKTAALKKHKTSHLWQLENELLAVELEISEVSEHLDSLAVAQEALDQEIAKYNDSLTSRQNHMSSFVKVIEQRQTTITNLQRKIHQIAASTGHEDLSPLQIKIEALTAQTDELATNMKREQHLWMQQQSILVGLTQEIEGSSRNMFRLQMEHTVMQHKKIRLEKQIEAEHEELTELEKKTRTLRGDLLKLNSLLSQNGQLSQSLEQENVLMETDFLGRLKEAERESVEMQMKLEKTEEEKERLLNSLVEAERQIMLWEKKIQLVKETRSAVDSEVGQGEIQMMKTEIHRMEVRLNQLRKQQEQLVRESEATVARRETLVLRREVMVHSSHRQTSKGDLSRLTQSLQRKIRDTLKHVSECEQGIRELQENQVSLRDRLSQQKQQLIEVSSTSCSLDRDSADLQDMRDRNVADLVALQSRVKRLQGLREGSYQALSTRESVEVSLQSQMERVHATSAVLHRVCEEFPQHQGSLHRLSLSLAARTQALDQEAAA, encoded by the exons ATGGAGCGAAGGTCACACCAGGATGAGGACGAGAGCGCACTGAAGGACGCAGCAGAAGACCAGGCAGCGACTGTTCCTCCTCAG gaACAGAGTGGCCCAGAGTCTGAGGACCTGACACGTCACCTTCACCCTGCTCTCAGTGCTGCACATGAAAACCTGTCTTTGGCTAAAGACTGTG ACAACAATGCATCTCAAACGCTGGCAACACTTCGTCTCTCGAACGTCAACACGTCAGAGGACGTGGAAGACGAgcagccgccgctgctgctgctggaggaggaggaagaggaggaggaggaggaggaggagttagtgGTTCTGGATCCtgaacat CCTCTGGTCAGGAAGCAACAAGCTGCTCTGAGCGAGCAGCTGAGAAAACAGCTGGAGAGGATCAACCTGGATCTAAAGGAAAAG ctgctgcaggagaagGAAGACGACAGACGCAGAGAGGAGGTCGGTGTTGAGATGTTCAGAGTTCAGGAGCAGCTGGTCAGACTCCACGCAGAGCTGGAGGAGCATCATCAGAGCAGAGAACAGGCTGAAGCCAAACACCAGCGGGCTCAGGAGCAGCTGCAGACCGTGAAGACACGATATTCCACTTCCACCTGCCAACAAAGCAAAGCCAAAGCCAGCG TTTCCCAGCTGCAGACTGAGACCGACAGCCTGATGCTGCACCTGGTCTACACTCAGAGAGTCAGTGAAGATCTGCGAGCTCACGTCAAAGCCACGAAGAACGTTCGGGGCAAAGCGGCAGCTGAGAAGAACCAGGCAGAAGACCAGAAACTGAAGCAG GATTTGTATTTGGAGCGTCTGACGAAGGACCTGGAGAGGCTGAGTCAGCAGACAGACACGTGTGAGGCTCAGGCCAGGATTCAGGCAGAGGAGACGCGGGCGGCTAAAGAAGCTCACGCTGAG GCTGAGATGGAGATGGAGTCTCTGGTGATGGTGCGtaaacagctgctgcagcagtggaAGAGCAGCCTGGTGGACATGAGGAGACGCAACGAGGCTGTGAACGCGATGAACGAGGCCTTacg CATGACTGAGCACCAGGTGATCTTACTGGACCGAGAGGTCGACAGCTACAGGAAGTCCACCACTGAAGAGCAGGAGCAGAATGAGACCCTGACTCTTCAGCTGAACTGGTCTCAGATGGACGGAGCCACCTCTAGAAAACTGCTGAACCAGAATCAGGCCCAGCTGGAGGCTCTGCAGACCCAGTACAGCACCTGCATCCGCATTCTGAGGGAGACGGAGCGCAATCTCACGCGGCTCACCAAG GAAACCAGCGGCCTCCAGGCCGAAGTCATCGATCagaggaggcagcaggagaAAGAGAGTGCCACGCGTCTGGACTTTGAGGACAAGATCCTGAgccacatgcagcagcagctcacacacaACAAGGCGGCCAAGCACTCGCAGCAGCTCATCACCAAGACCGCTGCACTCAAGAAACACAAG ACGTCCCACTTATGGCAGCTGGAGAACGAGTTGTTGGCGGTGGAACTGGAGATCAGTGAGGTCAGTGAACATCTGGACAGTCTGGCCGTCGCTCAGGAAGCCCTGGACCAGGAAATCGCCAAGTACAACGACTCACTCACGTCCAGGCAGAATCACATGTCGTCCTTCGTCAAAGTCATCGAGCAGAGACAGACCACCATCACCAACCTACAGCGAAAAATCCATCAGATTGCAGCCAGCACTGGG CATGAAGACTTAAGTCCTCTCCAAATCAAGATAGAAGCTCTGACGGCTCAGACTGACGAGCTGGCGACCAACATGAAGAGGGAGCAGCATCTTtggatgcagcagcagagcattcTGGTCGGTCTCACCCAGGAGATCGaaggcagcagcaggaacatGTTCAGACTGCAGATGGAACACACTGTGATGCAGCACAAGAAAATACGTTTGGAGA aACAGATAGAGGCCGAGCATGAGGAGCTGACAGAGTTGGAGAAGAAGACGAGGACGCTGCGTGGAGACCTGCTGAAGCTCAACAGCCTCCTCAGTCAGAACGGGCAGCTCAGCCAAAGCCTGGAGCAGGAGAACGTGCTGATGGAGACGGATTTCCTCGGCAGACTGAAG GAGGCAGAGCGGGAGTCGGTCGAGATGCAGATGAAGCTGGAGAAgacggaggaggaaaaagagcgACTTCTCAACAGCCTGGTGGAAGCTGA GAGGCAGATCATGCTGTGGGAGAAGAAGATCCAGCTCGTAAAGGAGACTCGTTCAGCTGTGGACTCTGAAGTGGGCCAGGGAGAAATCCAGATGATGAAGACTGAGATACACCGCATGGAG gtgcGACTGAATCAGCTGAggaagcagcaggagcagctggtgAGGGAAAGTGAGGCCACGGTGGCGAGGAGGGAGACCCTGGTTCTCCGCAGGGAGGTGATGGTCCACAGCTCCCACAGACAAACGTCAAAGGGCGACCTGAGCCGCCTCACACAGAGTCTGCAGCGCAAGATCAGGGACACGCTCAAG CATGTGAGCGAGTGTGAGCAGGGGATCAGGGAGCTGCAGGAGAACCAGGTGAGTCTGAGGGACAGACTTtcacagcagaagcagcagctgataGAAGTGAGCAGCACCAGCTGCAGCCTGGACCGGGACTCTGCAGACCTGCAGGATATGAGAGACAGG AACGTCGCTGACCTGGTGGCTCTGCAGAGCCGTGTGAAGAGGCTGCAGGGCCTACGTGAGGGCAGCTACCAGGCTCTGTCCACCAGAGAGTCCGTGGAAGTCTCTCTGCAGAGTCAGATGGAGCGTGTGCATGCGACCAGCGCCGTCTTACACCGCGTCTGTGAGGAATTCCCCCAGCACCAGGGGAGTCTCCACAGGCTGTCACTATCTCTAGCAGCGAGGACACAGGCTCTGGATCAGGAGGCGGCGGCCTGA